A region of the Arenibacter antarcticus genome:
CCCTTGGTGCCCGAGGATTCACAAAGGCATATTCAGCTCCCCGAGGGGTTCACGGCAGAACTGTTCGCCTCCGAGCCCAATATTATCAACCCCATAGCCTTTACCTGGGATGCTAGAGGCCGACTTTGGGTAGTGCAGTCCAAGGATTATCCACATGGTCTGGCCAATGATGTAGGCGGTGATAGAATTACTATCTGCGAGGATACTAACGGGGACGGAAAGGCAGACAAATTCATCGATTTTGCCACAGATCAACGGCTTTCCACTGGAATAATCTTAGTTAAAGGAGGAGCCATAGTGGCCCAAGCACCAGACATGGTGTTCCTAGAAGATACTGATGGGGATGACAAGATGGATAAGCGCACCGTACTTTTCAGTGGTTTTGGAACTTTTGATACCCATGCCGGACCGTCTAGCCTAAGATACGGATTGGATAATGCTATCTGGGGAGCCGTAGGATATTCTGGCTTTGAAAATGATTTTTCAGGAAAACCTGTAAAGTTTGAACGGGGAGTATACCGCTTCGCTAGGGACGGGTCCTATTTGGAGCCTGTAGGCCAATTCAACAATAATACTTGGGGAATGGGATACAATGAAAATTTTGAAATTTTTGGATCCACGGCCAATAACAACCATGCCTGTTATGTAGGGATTCCCTTAAAATATTACAAGTATTTGGATAGGATGCCTCCGTGGTCGCTAAATGCCGATTTTATACAGGGGCATTATGAAATACATCCGGTAGATAGCATTCCCTTGCAACAGGTAGATGTACGTGGAGGGTATACAGCTGCTGCAGGTGCCAATTTTTATACAGCCCGCAACTATCCCGTGGAATACCAGAACCAAATGTACGTATGTGAACCCACCGGCCACCTGGTGCATATTGCTAAGATCGTAAAGGATGGAGCGGGTTATAAAGAGGAAGATGGTGGTAATATCTTTGCCAGTACGGATGCCTGGACTGCCCCTGTATTCGCAGAGACGGGCCCAGATGGAAACTTATGGGTGGCAGATTGGTACAATCCCGTAATTCAGCACAATCCCGATAAACGGGGGATGGACAACCAAATATGGAACGCCGATAAAGGCGAGGGGAACGCCCATCTTAATAAGCTTAGGGATTATGGCCATGGACGAATCTATATTGTAAAATACAAAAAAGAGCCCGATGCAAAAATCACTTCCCTAGATCGTTATGATGATAGCGCTCTGTTGAAAGCTTTGAAAAGTGACAATCTATTTTGGCGGACCATGGCCCAACGGTTTATTGTAGAGGAAAACAGGATCCAATTGATCCCACAATTGGTCCAATTGGCGGGTGACATGACTAAAACAGATGGCAATGGACTTAATGCCCCAGCCTTACACGCACTGTGGACCCTAGACGGGTTGGGGGCGTTAGACGGTAAGTATCAAGCGGCAGAAGAGGCCGTCGTGAACGCCCTTAAGAGTGATTCCTACGCAGTTAAACGGGCAGCACTGACTCTGCTGCCAAACTCCCAAGAAGGGAGTGGCCTCTTGGCAAGATCTCAGCTTTTATCGGATACCGACCCTCAACTGCGGTTGGCAGCCATCCTAAGGGCAAGCGAATTGCCAGAATCTGGCGAACTCTATGCTGAAATGCAAAAGGTGTCCAAAAATATGGATAATGCATCGGATAAATGGCTCAATGCCGCTACGAAAATATACTTCAGGGAATTGAATACGGAAGAGGTAGAGGCATCTTTGGTGGAAATGGTGGTGCCATCTTCGGAAGAAAAAAAATCGACCTGGTCCTATACCGAAGCAAAACCTACGGAGAATTGGATGTTAGTTGCATTTGATGATAGTGCATGGAAAAAAGGGGAAGGAATGTTCGGAAGCCATGGTGAAAAGCGTAACACTACTCAATGGACTACAGATGATATTTGGATGCGAAAAACAGTGACTATCAATCAGGAAATGACCGAACCTGTGATCAAGATCGCCTATGATGACGACTACGAAGTGTATGTAAATGGGGTGCTGGTCCTTTCTGGAACGGGTTCCAGCAGAGCGTATAAGTACATGAAATTGGACCAGGATAAGGCTGCAGCCTTTAAAAAAGGGAAGAACACTATCGCCCTGCATTGTAAGAATACTGGTGGCGGACAGCATATTGATATGGGCCTCGGAAAAATTGCAAAGATAAAGGCCGATGTAACATTTACCATCAATACGGTTAGCCAGGAAATGGCGTATGACAAAACGGTGCTGGAGGCCAAGGTTGGGCAGATTGTAGAAATTAAATTGGTAAACAAGGACCAGATGCCCCATAACCTAGTGGTTATACAGGAAGGAAGTCTAGAGATCTTTGGACCCTTGGTAGATAGTTTTGTCACTACCCCCGATGCGGAGAAGATGGGATATGTCCCCAAATCCAGATATGTTTTAGGTGCTACCCAAATGTTAGGTCCTAACGAAACTGGTTCGGTAATGGTACAGTTGCCCGATAAACCAGGCAGCTACCCCTTTGTTTGCACCTTTCCCGGGCATTGGCGATTTATGCAGGGCGTGATTATCGTAACTTAAGCGAACCCTGATATTTAAAGGAACTAAATTAATGGAAGAAAGGATTCTGAAATTTTAAAATAGATAAAAATGAAAAAATTAGTAATGGTAGTAGTCATTTTAGGGTTGGTATATAGTTGCAAGGCCCAAGTATTACCAAAGGATTATAAGTCCGATAAAACTGTGGGGCGTTTTATTTCTGAGGAGAAGGGCGCCACTAAAATACTGATAACCGGAGGTGGAGGGTCACATGATTTTCTAAAATTATTTGGAATTGCCGATGGTGAAGTCCTAAGTGAAAATGGGAAGAACACAGTAGTCTATGCCGAGGATGTTGCAGAGATGGGTACTTTAATTCCTATAGTTGATGTGTTGATGTTGACCAACAACCAACCTTTGGATGCGACCGCTAAAAAAGCAATATTCTCTAGGGTAGACGATGGAAACCTGAATTTACTTCTCTATCACCCAAGTACCTGGTACAATTGGGAGGATTGGCCAGAGTATAATTTAAAACTCGTTGGTGGCGGCTCGCGCTCCCACGAGAAGCTGCAGGAATTTGAGGTAACCGTTATAAAACCGGATCATCCCATAATGAAGGGTGTGCCAATTACATTCAAGATCGTAGACGAGCTCTATCGATGGGAAAAGGATCTCGATGCCGAAATTGAAGTGTTGGCCATGGGAAAGGGAATAGCGTCGGGCAAAGAATATCCGGTAGTATGGATTGTAAAACATCCAAAGGCAAAAATAATAGGCAATACTTTGGGTCATGATGAAAGGGCACATGATTTAGAGGCGTATCAAACCATCCTGAAGAATAGTGGGGAATGGGTAAGAGGGAAGCACTGATTATAAATTTTTACTCCTTCACATTGTAGATAAGGGAACTTACTTCGCATACTCAAAAAAAAGCCTTTCATTTCTGAAAGGCTTTTTTAGTAGTGGGAATGGGATTTTTTCCTCGTTCAACTCCGTGAAATCGTATACTCCTTTTAAATAATTATATTTTGGAAAATATAACGACCTATGATCCTTTAATTATTAATCCATTAATCAATGACCACTTTCACAAGAGCATCCGGTGCGGGTTTCCCCATGCCAGTCAAAGGCAGGGGCATAGTCGTTCATTTCCCAGTAAAAGGCTCCTCTAGGTTTATCCTCGTTTCCAATCTCGTTCATGGTTTCTGTATCGTATAGCCTACCGTTGATCATGGTATAGCGCACAGAATTGGAATTCTGAATATTTTCAAGGGGATTTTTATCCAAAACTATTAAATCTGCCAACATTCCTGTTTTTAAAGCGCCCAAATGATCGTCCATTCCAAGGTAGTTAGCCCCATTTATGGTGGCTGCTTTTAAGGCTTCCATATTAGTCATCCCGCCCTGAGCCAACATCCAAAGTTCCCAGTGTGCTCCAAGTCCTTGTATTTGTCCATGTGCACCCAGATTGACTTTTACCCCTGCATCCGCCAATTTCTTGACACTTTTTGAAACCAGGATATGACCGTTTTCATATTCTTTCATCGGAGCCATGGTACGGTGCCTGGACCGGGAGTCTATAGTGCCTCTTGGAGTATACTTTAAAAGCTTTTCATCTTCCCATACATTGGTGGTTTGGTACCAATAGAATTCCCCGTTCAATCCGCCATAATTAACGATTAGGGTTGGGGTGTAACCAGATTGGCTAGCGGCCCATAATTGGGTGACATCTTTATGGACAGTGGCCACAGGAATGTTGTGCTCTATTCCTGTATGTCCGTCTAAAATCATGGACATATTGTGAAAGAAGGTTGAGCCCCCTTCAGGAACCACCGCTATCTCATTATCGTGAGCTGCTTTAATGATTTGTTGCCTTTGTTCCCTTCTTGGTTGATTGTAACTTTTTACAGAAAATGCTCCAAATGCTTTTGTTCTGTGAATAGCCGAGCGGGCATCTTCCAAATTGTTGATGGTAGCTTTAAAATCTCCATCTGCTCCGTATAAAATAACCCCTGTCGAAAATATTCTAGGCCCCACCATATTTCCAGCACGCACCATTTCCGATTGTGAGAACACCATCTCCGTATTTGCCGAGGGGTCGTGGGTTGTGGTGACACCATAGGCCAAATTGGTGTAGTATTCCCAATGCTTTTGTGGACTTAATCCAAATCTGAAATGTCCAAGATGGGCGTGTACATCTATTAATCCAGGCATAATGGTTTTGCCACTAACCTCTATGATTTTGGCTTCGGCTGGTATACTTATATCGCCTTTGGGACCAATAGCCATAATTCTATTGTCCTTAATTATGATGGTGCCATTTTCCAAAACTTCATCATTATCCATTGTAATGATTCTAGCTCCGGTAAGCGCCATAATTCCCTGTGGTTTATCGGAAGTAAGGGTTAGGTTTATCTTAATACCTAGAGTGTCCATCTTTGGAATGGAATCTGGAGCTCCTTCCAAAAAGAGAAATCTTTGGTTAATAGGGGCGCTAAAATAGGCATCCCCTAATGTCCAGTTGAGTTGAGTGCTATTGGAGGACCAATGCAAATTAATTCCTGCATCGCGTGCTACTTGGGCCACAGGCACATTGGTGGCCTTTCCATCCAATTCTATGGTGTTTCCGGTCATGGGCAAGGCCGCAATATATACTTTGTACAAATTGGTGAAAGCAACCCATTGGTCGTCTGGACTTGGAATAATACGTTGTGCGTATTTAGACTTCACCAATTCTCTAGGCTCTTTGCCTTCCAGGTTTACAGATTTCAGGGTTTTAGTTAGGTTTCCGAAAAGATAGCCTCCAGTTTGGTAATATATTCTATTGGCATCCTTATTGAACGCGGGAAATTCACCCTCTTTTACTACGAATTGTTTACTGGACTTGAATCCCGATTTTTTAGTAGTATTCACTGTTAGTAAATAAATTCCAGGTGCTTTGGTATGTACATAACCCTGGTGTCCATTTCCTGCTTCTTCCCGATACAGAATAATATTCACATCTTTGGGTGAAAAAGAAGGCTCCCTATAAATGGCTTTCTCAGTGGTTAATTGCTGTGGTTTATTTTTGGAGGAGGTTAGATCCAACCTTTGTATGGCACCCATCTTGTCGTCGTTCCAAGTCACATAAACCAAGTATTTTCCGTCCTTTGAAAATGAGGGTTCAGATTCTAGGTCCGTCCCTTTGGTGAGGCGAACTGCCTCACCCTTAGGTAGCGATTTTTTCCATAAATACCCAGCTGCGTTAAAGATTAAGGTTTTGCCGTCGGGGGAGGTTACTGCGTTACGTATCGCCTTTGGATTAAAGGTTTCCGGGGCAGGATCATTTTTAAACCTTAGGGCATTCACAATTTTGTGGTCTGCTGTAGCCGAAAAGGGGAGGTCCGTAAGCTCCAAGGAATTGACACCAATTTTTTTGATTTTTCCCTGTGCCCAGATAATAATATGTTGATTGTCAGGAGTGAAATTAAACCCGGTGTATGGGCCAAATATAGCCCATGCTTCCTGATGGTCCTTGCTGAGTTGATCGTATATGGGCCATTCTTTTCCAGAAGCAAGATCATGTAGGTAAAGCACTGTTTTTTCCCGTACTCTTTTCACAAAGGCCATTACCTTACCATCATGGGAAATTACTGGACGTATGGCACCTCCAGGACCACCTGTAACCCTTTCAATTTCACCATTTTCCAAGTTATATCTATTAATAACATAGATTTGACTGTTAGGGTCTTTGTTGTATTGGAAAAAACCACCAGGGTATACATCTTCGCTGTAATAAACGTACTTACCATCGGGTGACGCCCAAGGTTCCCCAATATCTTGTTGTTCGTTTTTCTTTTCTATTAGCTGAATGCCCTTTCCACCTGATTTATGGTACATCCAAATTTCACCGGCTCCTAGTGAACGCGATGCGGTAAAATGTTTTCTACAGAAAATATAATTGCCATCAATGGACCATACTGCATTGTTGACCAACCTAAAATCTTCCTTGGTAATCTGTTTGGCTTCAGTGCCATCGGTATTCATGACCCATATATTGTCTCCCCCGCCAGCATCGCTGGTAAAGCTAATGCTCTTTCCATCTGGACTATATCTTGGTTGTACCTCAAAGGCATGTCCGCCTCTAATTAAGGTCGCATTGCCGCCAGTAATGGGCATAGTGTAGATGTCGCCTAGCATATCAAAAACTATTTGAGTGCCATCAGGACTTACATCTAGACTCATCCAAGACCCCTCGTCCGAGGTGATGGAGACATTTTTATAGGATAGCGCTGGCTTGGTCACATCCCAGCTTTCGTTTTTAGTTTCTTCTTTGTCTTGTGAATTGGTACTTAGGCAAATAAGTAAGAGAAGTGCCGATAGAATACTATTTTTCATTGTAATAATGGGTTGCTAAATATAGTTTTCCCAAAAGTACTTAATAGAATTGTGAATAGCGATTTTTATATATTTCGATTTTCTTTCGTCTAGAGTTCAGCGGAAAATCACTTGAATAGTGAAATTATAAGGCTTAAAAAAATGGATTATGAGGAACCGATCTGTTGAATTTATTAGCCTTAAGTCTTAGTAGCGAGAACAGTATTCTTTCCTCCCATACATTCATCTGTCTGATAGCGAATATTTTATTCTACAGATGTGTAACTGAGGCCAAAGGAAAAAGTCTAGAAGAAATTGAGTAATATTGATAAGGATAAAGAAATAAATAGAAGCATGTGGGTGTTTTTTAGAACTAATTAATTAAACGAAATGAGAGTATTTAAGAAATTGATAGGCATTAGATTGGGGTTTCTTTTTTTATTTTTTTACCAGGGAGTTTTTTCCCAAGCTTCGGTTAAAAGTAAACCCAACGTTATTGTTATTATGACAGATGACCAGGGTTCCATAGATCTTAATTCTTACGGTGCAACGGATCTGTATACCCCTAATTTGGATAGACTTGCTAAAGAGGGTGTTAGGTTTACACAATTTTATGCAGGGGCTCCCGTTTGTTCGCCATCCCGTGCAGCACTTATGACGGGAAAGACTAATTTGCGTGCTGGCCTGGAGGGTAATGTCCCAATACCTGAACGTGCTGAAAAGAGTGGAGAACATGGACTACCAACCGACCAGATTACCATGGCAGAAATGCTGAAGCCAAATGGCTATTATACCGCCTTAATTGGTAAATGGCATCTAGGGCATAGGGAGCAGAATTTGCCCAACGGACAGGGGTTCGATTATTTTTTTGGACATCAGCGTGGATGTATAGATAATTATTCCCATACCTTTTACTGGGATGGCCCTAATAAACACGATCTGTTCAGAAATTCAGAAGAGGTCTATTATGATGGCGAACATTTTACCGATCTAATGGCCGAGGAGGTAAAGCAGGTAATCAATCACAGGCGAAACGAGCCATTCTTTATTTATTGGGCGTTCAATGCTCCACATTATCCCTATCAGGGAACCACAAAGTGGTTGGACTATTACAAGGACCTTCCGACACCTAGAAAGGAATATGCTGCTTTTGTATCCAACACGGATGAAAAAATTGGGGAGGTTCTTAATTATCTGGACGAGACGGGCCTAGCGGACAATACCATAGTTATTTTTCAATCGGACCACGGACATTCTTTGGAGGAACGTGCTTTTTGGGGTGGAGGAAATGCCGGGGAATATAGGGGGAGCAAATTCAGCTTATTCGAAGGAGGAATCCGTGTGCCAGCTATCATCCGTTATCCTAGAGTAGTTCCTGCCAATCAGGTTCGTGACCAACTTGCTATGCAAATGGATTGGTTTAGTACTATTGGCGAATTGACAAATTCCAAAATGGTGGGAAGAATAGATGGAAAAAGTCTAATGCCCATTATTTTGGATGATACTAAGGAATCTTTACATGAAGTAGCGCATTGGCAGTTTGGTGGTTACGATGATAAAACTGCACAGTGGGCAGTCCGAAAGGGCCCTTGGAAGCTTATTGGCAACGTAAATGAGCCCTCTGGACAGGGAGAAAGAATTAATTTGGAGAAATTATTTTTGGTCAATTTGGACAATGATATCAGCGAAAAAAACAATTTAGCGAATTCCAATCCAAAGAAAATGAACGAACTTTTGCAGTTGCACAATTCCTGGATAAAATCGGTTCGGTCAGAAATGAAACAGTAGCTGATTTTTAGCTAGCCCTAAAATAATTTGAGTTTGTAGGTTATTTTCAATAGAATTTTATGAGGTAGGGATTGAGGTAACCAATATGCTAATTGGCATTTTGGGTGCAGAGGACGTCATGCAAGGGATCGATAGTGTTTTAACGGAAGAATATTAATAATTTTAAATCTTAGATGATAATGCGAAATCTTGTTGTAGTTTTTCTTCTTTTATTGACTTCTGAAGTGCCTTTGGCCCAACCGTTTAATTCATCGGTTGCAGAGGAAAGAACACCCTCTACCTTATTTCAGGCATCAGTAGTTAAAGTGGATATTACCCCTAAAGACCCTCAATGGTTGCTGGGTTATGGTCCTAGACAATCAACAGAAGTCCATGATAACATTTACCATCGCATTGTGGCTATGGATGATGGCACAAATAAGTTTGTTATAGTATCATCGGAATTATGCGTTCTTTCTCCATCCGAGTATGATCGTATTGCGGCCAAACTTGAAGATAAATATGGCGTTGGTCCAATTAATTTCTGGTGGACTGTTACCCATACCCACTCTGCCCCAGAAGTAGGTCCTCCAGGTCTTCCGGCTGTTTTTATGGGGGAGCGCTATCAACACGAAGCTAATCCCCAATATACTGCCGAAGTGGAGGAAAAGCTTATAAAAGGAATTTCGGAAGCGCTCAAAAACCTAGAACCTGCACGCTTAGGTGTGGGCTGGGGCTTCTCACAGGCAAATATTAACCGTAGGGCTTTGGATATCGATGGCAAGGCCTCCCTTGGCATGAACCCTGATGGGGCTGTTGACAGGCGTATTGGCCTGTTGCGGATTGATAAGGAAGATGGAAGCCCACTGGTTCTAATCTCCAATTACGCCATTCATGGAACGGTTTTGGGACAAAGTAACTTGAAAATTAGTGGTGATGCCCCGGGTGTTGTCTCGGAGTATGTTGAGCAAAAGATTGGGGCACCCCTTCTCTTTATTAACGGTGCTGCTGGTGATATTGCTCCCATATATAGTACCTACCCAACCCCGGGATCTGGCCATTTAGGGCAATTCCGTGTGTTATTGGGAGACAAAATTATTGAAGCGAACCAAAGGATTTTATCAACCACCAATGAGGTGAAATTAAATTCTGGAGTAATGGTCGTTGAAACCCCTCGAAAACTAGGTCTTGGGTGGCCATCGGACCTAGGGAACTACACGCGCACTACGGATGACGGAATAAATATAGTGCGACTTCCAATCCGTTTTCTAAAGATCAACAATGATGTGGCCATTTGGAGCGCTCCCTTAGAATTATTCAATGAAATATCGAATGAAATACGCAATCGTTCCCCTTTCCCTTTTACGTTTTATTTTGGGTATACCAACGGCTGGCTCGGCTATTTGCCTACTTCATCGGCTTTTGAACAAGGAGGTTATGAAGTAGAAACAGTTTCTCCCTTTACACCTTCTGCCGAAACTGAACTTAAGGAAGCAGTTTTAGGATATCTTGAAGGGCAATCAAAGGAGGGTTTATAGAGCAGCTTAGCCTAAGAATAGGAACACTTTAAAAGTTAAAAAGTCATTGCTAAAGGGCAATATATACTACTGATTTAAAGTATCAATTTTTAATCTTTGGTTCAATCTAAATATTAAGAATGAAAAAGAATAGCCTATATGCCTATTACCCTTGTTTTCTATTTTCATTAATTATTTTAATTGTTACAAGTTGTCGGAATGGTTCTGACTCCCCATTCAGTGAATCAGCTAAGAATGCTCTTTCTACCTTGGAGATTGCGCCACCCTTCCAGATTGAACTAGTCGCCTCAGAGCCGTTTATATCCGACCCTGTAGACATGATGATAGATGAATATGGAAAGATGTATGTAGTGGAAATGCATGGATATCCACTTGATGAAAGTGGTACTGGAAAAATTAAACTGTTAACGGATAGCAATGGTGATGGACAAATAGATAATAGTATTGTATTTGCCGATGGGCTAACGCTTCCTACAGGTATCATGCGATGGAAGAATGGGGTCTTAGTAACCGATGCTCCCGATGTACTTTATTTGGAAGATTCAGATGGGGATGGGAAAGCAGATATAAGGGAAATATTACTCACAGGGTTTGCCTTATCTAATCCACAACACAACCTCAATAATCCTATGTATGGACTGGATAATTGGATTTATCTCGCACATGAGTCAACCGTTGCTACGCAGTCTTATAAGGAAGAGTTTGGCGATGATGGGAAGGAGATCATCTATCCCGGAAAACCAGAGGGCCCACGTTTGCCTAAAAATGCCAATGGGCGAAACGTCCGTTTTCGGCCAGGTAGCCACGAGCTGGAAATGACCGC
Encoded here:
- a CDS encoding PVC-type heme-binding CxxCH protein, which gives rise to MKKLSSGLLCSILGMLFFSACSGEKKPLPPLTYTGENPRVQDPLVPEDSQRHIQLPEGFTAELFASEPNIINPIAFTWDARGRLWVVQSKDYPHGLANDVGGDRITICEDTNGDGKADKFIDFATDQRLSTGIILVKGGAIVAQAPDMVFLEDTDGDDKMDKRTVLFSGFGTFDTHAGPSSLRYGLDNAIWGAVGYSGFENDFSGKPVKFERGVYRFARDGSYLEPVGQFNNNTWGMGYNENFEIFGSTANNNHACYVGIPLKYYKYLDRMPPWSLNADFIQGHYEIHPVDSIPLQQVDVRGGYTAAAGANFYTARNYPVEYQNQMYVCEPTGHLVHIAKIVKDGAGYKEEDGGNIFASTDAWTAPVFAETGPDGNLWVADWYNPVIQHNPDKRGMDNQIWNADKGEGNAHLNKLRDYGHGRIYIVKYKKEPDAKITSLDRYDDSALLKALKSDNLFWRTMAQRFIVEENRIQLIPQLVQLAGDMTKTDGNGLNAPALHALWTLDGLGALDGKYQAAEEAVVNALKSDSYAVKRAALTLLPNSQEGSGLLARSQLLSDTDPQLRLAAILRASELPESGELYAEMQKVSKNMDNASDKWLNAATKIYFRELNTEEVEASLVEMVVPSSEEKKSTWSYTEAKPTENWMLVAFDDSAWKKGEGMFGSHGEKRNTTQWTTDDIWMRKTVTINQEMTEPVIKIAYDDDYEVYVNGVLVLSGTGSSRAYKYMKLDQDKAAAFKKGKNTIALHCKNTGGGQHIDMGLGKIAKIKADVTFTINTVSQEMAYDKTVLEAKVGQIVEIKLVNKDQMPHNLVVIQEGSLEIFGPLVDSFVTTPDAEKMGYVPKSRYVLGATQMLGPNETGSVMVQLPDKPGSYPFVCTFPGHWRFMQGVIIVT
- a CDS encoding ThuA domain-containing protein, with protein sequence MKKLVMVVVILGLVYSCKAQVLPKDYKSDKTVGRFISEEKGATKILITGGGGSHDFLKLFGIADGEVLSENGKNTVVYAEDVAEMGTLIPIVDVLMLTNNQPLDATAKKAIFSRVDDGNLNLLLYHPSTWYNWEDWPEYNLKLVGGGSRSHEKLQEFEVTVIKPDHPIMKGVPITFKIVDELYRWEKDLDAEIEVLAMGKGIASGKEYPVVWIVKHPKAKIIGNTLGHDERAHDLEAYQTILKNSGEWVRGKH
- a CDS encoding amidohydrolase family protein is translated as MKNSILSALLLLICLSTNSQDKEETKNESWDVTKPALSYKNVSITSDEGSWMSLDVSPDGTQIVFDMLGDIYTMPITGGNATLIRGGHAFEVQPRYSPDGKSISFTSDAGGGDNIWVMNTDGTEAKQITKEDFRLVNNAVWSIDGNYIFCRKHFTASRSLGAGEIWMYHKSGGKGIQLIEKKNEQQDIGEPWASPDGKYVYYSEDVYPGGFFQYNKDPNSQIYVINRYNLENGEIERVTGGPGGAIRPVISHDGKVMAFVKRVREKTVLYLHDLASGKEWPIYDQLSKDHQEAWAIFGPYTGFNFTPDNQHIIIWAQGKIKKIGVNSLELTDLPFSATADHKIVNALRFKNDPAPETFNPKAIRNAVTSPDGKTLIFNAAGYLWKKSLPKGEAVRLTKGTDLESEPSFSKDGKYLVYVTWNDDKMGAIQRLDLTSSKNKPQQLTTEKAIYREPSFSPKDVNIILYREEAGNGHQGYVHTKAPGIYLLTVNTTKKSGFKSSKQFVVKEGEFPAFNKDANRIYYQTGGYLFGNLTKTLKSVNLEGKEPRELVKSKYAQRIIPSPDDQWVAFTNLYKVYIAALPMTGNTIELDGKATNVPVAQVARDAGINLHWSSNSTQLNWTLGDAYFSAPINQRFLFLEGAPDSIPKMDTLGIKINLTLTSDKPQGIMALTGARIITMDNDEVLENGTIIIKDNRIMAIGPKGDISIPAEAKIIEVSGKTIMPGLIDVHAHLGHFRFGLSPQKHWEYYTNLAYGVTTTHDPSANTEMVFSQSEMVRAGNMVGPRIFSTGVILYGADGDFKATINNLEDARSAIHRTKAFGAFSVKSYNQPRREQRQQIIKAAHDNEIAVVPEGGSTFFHNMSMILDGHTGIEHNIPVATVHKDVTQLWAASQSGYTPTLIVNYGGLNGEFYWYQTTNVWEDEKLLKYTPRGTIDSRSRHRTMAPMKEYENGHILVSKSVKKLADAGVKVNLGAHGQIQGLGAHWELWMLAQGGMTNMEALKAATINGANYLGMDDHLGALKTGMLADLIVLDKNPLENIQNSNSVRYTMINGRLYDTETMNEIGNEDKPRGAFYWEMNDYAPAFDWHGETRTGCSCESGH
- a CDS encoding sulfatase produces the protein MRVFKKLIGIRLGFLFLFFYQGVFSQASVKSKPNVIVIMTDDQGSIDLNSYGATDLYTPNLDRLAKEGVRFTQFYAGAPVCSPSRAALMTGKTNLRAGLEGNVPIPERAEKSGEHGLPTDQITMAEMLKPNGYYTALIGKWHLGHREQNLPNGQGFDYFFGHQRGCIDNYSHTFYWDGPNKHDLFRNSEEVYYDGEHFTDLMAEEVKQVINHRRNEPFFIYWAFNAPHYPYQGTTKWLDYYKDLPTPRKEYAAFVSNTDEKIGEVLNYLDETGLADNTIVIFQSDHGHSLEERAFWGGGNAGEYRGSKFSLFEGGIRVPAIIRYPRVVPANQVRDQLAMQMDWFSTIGELTNSKMVGRIDGKSLMPIILDDTKESLHEVAHWQFGGYDDKTAQWAVRKGPWKLIGNVNEPSGQGERINLEKLFLVNLDNDISEKNNLANSNPKKMNELLQLHNSWIKSVRSEMKQ
- a CDS encoding neutral/alkaline non-lysosomal ceramidase N-terminal domain-containing protein, translating into MRNLVVVFLLLLTSEVPLAQPFNSSVAEERTPSTLFQASVVKVDITPKDPQWLLGYGPRQSTEVHDNIYHRIVAMDDGTNKFVIVSSELCVLSPSEYDRIAAKLEDKYGVGPINFWWTVTHTHSAPEVGPPGLPAVFMGERYQHEANPQYTAEVEEKLIKGISEALKNLEPARLGVGWGFSQANINRRALDIDGKASLGMNPDGAVDRRIGLLRIDKEDGSPLVLISNYAIHGTVLGQSNLKISGDAPGVVSEYVEQKIGAPLLFINGAAGDIAPIYSTYPTPGSGHLGQFRVLLGDKIIEANQRILSTTNEVKLNSGVMVVETPRKLGLGWPSDLGNYTRTTDDGINIVRLPIRFLKINNDVAIWSAPLELFNEISNEIRNRSPFPFTFYFGYTNGWLGYLPTSSAFEQGGYEVETVSPFTPSAETELKEAVLGYLEGQSKEGL